From one Exiguobacterium acetylicum DSM 20416 genomic stretch:
- a CDS encoding VirB4 family type IV secretion system protein, with product MWRTRFLRKQDPETIKQQDGYNPTFVQAIQPQGGLRFEPNYVRTGDGYLACLHVYKYQSTVYDFWLEPILNLPGVLTTLDIGTADKREMIRTINKSMAEQNTRFENAKDNVDRIDARETYKELNELYEQITQGETMKYLHLRLYVKAKTLDVLEHQVQDVMEELEARNFRATVFLNEQEWEWRSLFLNYEQQQKLPNRRRGKEIPSLSIAGGYPFHFTSLQDPTGTYYGTTDTNGSVIFDLFHKDKQRKFYNALMIGKMGSGKSTLLKKTVLDQAIKGNHVRILDVTGEFSDLVRQLGGKEIALDGSAGRINPLHVYKTVTHADGSADEALSFMQHLSKIAVFYHYINPAATQEEANEFEILLRQLYLEKGLWNEDGDAPITTHPANTYPVFSDFLALVRSELYADDSRTTIRETISTNRVRRLENIELAITNLVHNYGNIFDGHSSIERFDEEAIVSFPLRNLTNLKDEIFQAQVFNLMNMLWDGMILNGAGQLRSYNQGELLIEDAFKYLIVIDEAHHLINTRDIAQPAILYLQQFMREARKYFGGIFFASHLITDFVPTGSKSENAENVKTLFQLTQYKFIGEQDAESIPTIQTVFDGQLTESETRLIPSLETGRIVLSISGVKTLIFDVDVSPEELTLFGGGA from the coding sequence ATGTGGCGTACGCGTTTTCTACGGAAGCAGGACCCGGAGACAATCAAACAACAAGACGGCTATAATCCGACATTCGTTCAAGCGATCCAGCCGCAAGGCGGACTCCGCTTCGAGCCGAACTATGTCCGGACCGGTGACGGGTATCTCGCCTGTCTCCATGTCTATAAGTATCAATCGACCGTCTACGACTTCTGGCTCGAACCGATCCTCAATCTCCCTGGCGTCCTGACGACGCTCGACATCGGGACGGCAGACAAACGGGAGATGATCCGGACGATCAACAAGTCGATGGCCGAGCAGAATACGCGCTTCGAGAATGCGAAGGATAACGTCGACCGGATTGATGCGCGGGAAACGTATAAGGAATTGAATGAACTCTACGAACAGATCACGCAAGGCGAAACGATGAAGTACCTGCATCTCCGTCTCTACGTTAAAGCGAAGACACTCGACGTACTCGAACACCAAGTTCAGGACGTAATGGAAGAACTCGAAGCACGGAATTTCCGTGCAACCGTCTTCCTGAACGAACAGGAATGGGAATGGCGAAGCCTGTTCCTTAACTATGAGCAACAGCAAAAGCTACCGAACCGTCGTCGCGGGAAAGAGATTCCGTCGCTCTCAATCGCAGGAGGTTATCCGTTTCATTTCACGTCGCTACAGGATCCGACTGGGACCTATTACGGGACGACCGATACGAACGGAAGCGTCATCTTCGACTTATTCCACAAGGACAAGCAGCGGAAGTTCTACAACGCCTTGATGATCGGTAAGATGGGCTCCGGGAAGTCGACTTTGCTCAAGAAGACGGTCCTCGATCAAGCGATCAAAGGGAATCACGTTCGCATCTTAGACGTGACGGGCGAGTTCTCCGACCTCGTACGACAGCTCGGTGGAAAGGAGATCGCACTTGACGGTTCTGCCGGACGGATCAATCCGCTCCATGTCTATAAGACGGTCACACATGCCGACGGCTCGGCGGATGAGGCACTCTCGTTCATGCAACATCTATCGAAGATTGCGGTCTTCTATCACTACATCAATCCAGCAGCTACACAAGAAGAAGCGAACGAGTTCGAAATCCTGCTCCGGCAACTCTACCTTGAGAAAGGGCTCTGGAATGAGGACGGTGACGCGCCAATCACGACGCACCCTGCAAACACCTATCCGGTCTTCTCTGACTTCTTAGCGCTCGTCCGCTCTGAATTGTATGCGGACGATTCGCGGACGACGATCCGCGAGACGATCAGTACGAACCGTGTCCGCCGTCTTGAGAATATCGAGCTCGCGATTACGAACCTCGTTCACAACTACGGCAACATCTTCGACGGACATTCCTCGATCGAGCGATTTGACGAGGAAGCGATTGTCTCATTCCCGCTACGCAACCTGACCAATCTGAAAGACGAAATCTTTCAGGCACAGGTCTTCAACCTGATGAACATGCTGTGGGACGGGATGATCCTCAACGGTGCCGGACAACTCCGTAGCTACAACCAGGGTGAGCTATTGATTGAGGATGCTTTCAAATATCTGATTGTCATCGATGAGGCACATCACCTAATCAATACGCGTGACATCGCCCAACCGGCGATCCTTTATCTACAACAGTTCATGCGGGAAGCACGGAAATACTTCGGTGGCATCTTCTTCGCCTCCCACTTGATCACGGACTTCGTCCCGACCGGTTCGAAGTCGGAGAACGCAGAGAACGTCAAGACGTTGTTCCAGCTGACACAGTATAAGTTCATCGGCGAGCAGGATGCCGAGAGCATCCCGACGATCCAGACCGTCTTCGACGGACAGTTGACGGAGAGTGAGACGCGGTTGATCCCGTCGCTCGAGACGGGACGAATCGTCCTCAGTATCTCCGGTGTGAAGACGCTGATCTTCGATGTCGATGTCTCACCTGAGGAGCTGACCTTGTTCGGAGGTGGTGCCTGA
- a CDS encoding lysozyme family protein: MWSTVRQSARVAVRMKWRLLTLKYRLIALGIALLILLLIIIVAGILDTLTGIENEQATETPIAYSDASLQVSDDVLQYREAISRELKKEQLEGQTNVVLALMMQESGGRGNDPMQASESKCGRIGCITSPDESIRYGVKHFASVFRQANKDVKLTLQSYNFGGGFIDYVKENGGRYTKQLAISFSQMMYQRVKKSGIYQCHRPSAIEHQACYGDIEYVDAVLRYLTPTVLAEGKTGPIKGKLHAPLDIPLQMTSGFGSRIVFGKTDIHTGIDFSCHDTDTVHAVRSGTVTYSGLRGPYGQLIQIKQGDWITAYAHLSARQVKTGQKIEAGQAIGMCGSTGRSTGNHLHIEFKTSDWSGHIDPAPLFSL, encoded by the coding sequence ATGTGGAGTACGGTCCGGCAGTCGGCACGCGTCGCCGTCCGGATGAAATGGCGGCTCCTGACCTTAAAGTATCGTCTGATCGCTCTCGGAATCGCGCTTCTTATTCTCCTACTGATCATCATCGTCGCAGGGATTCTCGATACGTTGACCGGGATCGAGAACGAACAAGCAACGGAGACACCGATCGCTTACTCGGACGCAAGCCTACAAGTCAGTGATGATGTTCTACAATACCGGGAAGCGATTTCGCGTGAATTGAAGAAGGAGCAACTCGAGGGACAGACGAACGTCGTCCTTGCGTTGATGATGCAAGAAAGCGGTGGACGCGGGAACGATCCAATGCAAGCGAGTGAATCGAAGTGCGGACGGATTGGTTGCATCACCTCTCCTGACGAGAGCATTCGTTACGGCGTGAAGCACTTCGCATCTGTCTTCCGGCAAGCGAACAAGGACGTCAAGCTGACACTCCAGAGTTACAACTTCGGGGGTGGCTTCATCGATTACGTCAAAGAAAATGGAGGACGCTATACGAAACAACTCGCGATTTCTTTTTCACAGATGATGTACCAACGCGTCAAGAAGAGCGGCATCTATCAGTGTCATCGTCCGAGCGCGATCGAGCATCAAGCCTGCTACGGTGACATCGAATATGTCGATGCTGTCCTCCGTTATCTGACACCGACCGTACTAGCGGAAGGCAAGACAGGACCGATTAAAGGGAAACTTCATGCTCCGCTCGACATCCCACTGCAGATGACATCGGGTTTCGGGTCACGGATCGTTTTCGGAAAGACGGATATCCATACGGGCATCGATTTCAGTTGCCACGATACGGATACCGTCCACGCCGTTCGCTCCGGTACCGTCACCTATAGCGGTTTACGCGGACCGTATGGGCAACTGATTCAGATCAAACAAGGCGACTGGATCACCGCTTACGCCCACCTTTCTGCACGCCAGGTTAAGACGGGGCAAAAGATCGAAGCTGGACAAGCGATCGGGATGTGTGGGTCGACCGGACGTTCGACCGGGAATCATCTGCACATCGAATTTAAGACGAGTGATTGGTCCGGTCACATTGATCCGGCACCACTGTTTTCGCTATAG